The following coding sequences are from one Pirellulales bacterium window:
- a CDS encoding NAD(+)/NADH kinase — MHDQEQSPAESSLQPQRRMRVMLLGYGDGALVAREAERLRPVIERHADLVLADLGDYKDLAAVDADLAIVLGGDGAILRAANRMCYRQVPVVCGNLGKLGFLADLTPDELIDALPTVLAGKFHTVEHLMFECTVSRDGKQVQKQLGLNETAVLGGRPFSILEVHLYVDAELVTTYSCDGLIISTPVGSTAHSLSAGGPILRKDLQAFVISPISPHTLTNRPVVDSADRVYELTVPRPHAGTAVVVDGRVLCALEPGDRIRVARAKPQFKLVEVTGRGYYRTLREKLGWGGNNWPRGEAKC, encoded by the coding sequence ATGCACGACCAGGAACAATCGCCTGCGGAATCGAGTTTGCAGCCGCAACGACGAATGCGCGTGATGCTGCTGGGCTATGGCGACGGGGCGCTTGTGGCCCGCGAGGCCGAGCGGTTGCGGCCGGTGATCGAGCGGCACGCCGATCTCGTGCTTGCGGATCTTGGCGATTACAAGGATCTGGCAGCGGTCGATGCCGATCTGGCGATCGTATTGGGAGGAGATGGCGCGATTCTGCGGGCCGCCAACCGGATGTGCTATCGGCAGGTGCCGGTCGTTTGCGGAAATTTGGGAAAGCTGGGTTTCCTGGCCGATCTCACGCCCGACGAACTCATCGATGCCTTGCCGACGGTTCTCGCCGGCAAGTTTCACACCGTCGAGCATTTGATGTTCGAATGCACCGTGTCGCGCGACGGCAAGCAAGTGCAGAAGCAATTGGGGCTGAATGAAACGGCCGTGTTGGGCGGCCGGCCCTTCTCGATCCTCGAAGTGCATCTCTACGTTGACGCAGAATTGGTAACTACCTATAGTTGCGACGGTTTGATTATCAGTACGCCCGTCGGTTCGACGGCCCACAGCCTTTCCGCGGGCGGTCCGATCCTGCGAAAAGACCTGCAGGCGTTCGTGATTTCGCCGATCAGTCCGCATACGTTGACGAATCGGCCCGTGGTGGATTCGGCCGATCGGGTGTACGAATTGACTGTGCCGCGGCCGCACGCCGGCACGGCGGTGGTCGTCGATGGGCGGGTGTTGTGTGCGCTGGAGCCGGGCGATCGGATTCGCGTGGCCCGCGCGAAGCCGCAGTTCAAATTGGTCGAAGTCACCGGTCGAGGCTACTACCGCACTTTACGGGAAAAGCTGGGCTGGGGCGGAAACAATTGGCCGCGGGGCGAGGCAAAATGTTGA
- a CDS encoding C39 family peptidase: protein MTIEQLLPPMSEAERLAEAQRLYRDGLYLQAYTKAQAIAPLADWKGARPRVLAGRLAGVLGGLRLARALHLAALRENPGDPLARYYGLRAVFQRRGPWNTRRLWLQAGPLAEGPAHLRADWLSFYAFLCATLRDFEVADRFIDEALAIAPERPWIHVEHSSILQIEDRFEEALAAAERALDLRPWFRPGVQAAAEYLCRLNRDREAVDLLTAASERLECGNVVAQLATVQRELGNEEAARESLARLHELFPLQDKTMAAWIAGVECDLNSQRDDLTTAIAAGRRAGKGYYEHIVANLEASKPSDQRVLLPVEFVQQQHVTCAPATMTALCKFWRHEAEHVEIADQICFDGTPQHLQRQWAEANGFVVRQFSVDWNTTVALVDRGAPFTLVTVSPPTSHLVAVMGYDARRGTLLLRDPSLRCRSEMLGKEGLEAFRSTGPLGMVMVPRERSELLDGLALPDAELYDELHALQIALERHERERAGELSNRMREHSPDHRVTLYARRALAAYDSDPIAARHAYEQLLQQFPDDTMLLLARLGLMRDDSTRQERIDFLTEIESSPRRNGLFRLQLAEELAFDARCHAEAGGLLRRLFVQRPYEARCYYTQARIEWEASDFAKATDLYRCAACLNDTNDRFARDWFLASRHVKQGDQALAFLRSRFARYGHKSNRPAITLANAYNDLGLGQDALAMLEEAVRRRPDDGELLAFAADSHGCRGNHAQAKKLLADAEGHSRRGYWLRIAAAIAEAEGDLTVARRYRTEVVELEPQAADAHGALCSLLEATEGQDAAFEYLRKAVARWPSNLALVRLTVQPFNPRHLDEAETMLRRLLDINPTDAWAHRELASLLVADGRFDEAALEAGTAIALSPGDNHGYGMRGYARERSGDIPKAMADYRLAVEHSADDEPSIRHLLHCAPAHADRVAALEFVHEQLKRQTTLGMGILAYRDQARGVLKPDAVLANLRDAFAARPDLWHAWSAMIRQLTDMDQLVEAAEIATAATAKFPLLPRLWCDLAAVRRAARDSEGEIAALDCALRINPNWTTPICALVEALERAGQRDRERRVLESAVARLPLDGVLRCYLSDSQWRAGEREKAVESLVSAVRNVSDNDKAWSSLVERASLAGCPQRAEQAARDAVARCPGDSRAWHRLAQMLRSPASFDERMAALDRATQLDPRATAAHVLRVELLRDAKRFADAHAACAPAVYGERRPVELRLEAARVCAAEGQTTNAIAETRALLQENPDFCRGWRQLCEWYSAGSGHGAELLEAARQLTAIFPRDTSGWRFQGEAQWRLGNREEAKQGFRRSIELFPTWAYTRRCLFDLHFQDKEYDAAGEALQGALQTDRDAYTLTRHIQLLSARRKTDEAIAALAELCTGELPTDWALKTAIAAMSQQRWQNQVRLTLLAAMAKPGVNPQIAAEWARVEVKLKQWQRALKQLKKLVGNDAAWSAAAGPLISGMADARKKIAVSWFIRRNRQRLKRDLSCWGSTGYALLTIGRYRSVVKWLAAWKTRPGVQPWMLTNLGVALAMLGRYEEAAQVHRSAIALPADQTTPAQKIYLAALEAGAGRFEVAKPLVDQTAEIQLKDFPRAIRTLVAEILSLRDDEKLARSWFPSLDARIRLNRALRPFAKLRASSRFMRRTQSRIVDRLARDRGWWLLWLAS, encoded by the coding sequence ATGACGATCGAGCAACTTCTGCCGCCGATGTCCGAGGCGGAGCGGCTGGCCGAAGCGCAGCGACTGTATCGCGACGGGCTCTATTTGCAGGCGTATACCAAGGCCCAGGCGATCGCTCCGCTCGCGGATTGGAAAGGGGCGCGGCCGCGGGTGCTGGCCGGCCGGTTGGCCGGAGTGCTCGGCGGCTTGCGATTGGCCCGAGCGTTGCACTTGGCCGCGCTGCGCGAGAATCCGGGCGATCCCTTGGCGCGCTACTACGGTCTTCGGGCCGTATTTCAACGCCGCGGTCCGTGGAACACACGGCGATTATGGTTGCAGGCCGGTCCGCTCGCCGAGGGCCCCGCCCACTTACGGGCCGATTGGCTTTCGTTCTACGCGTTTCTCTGCGCGACGTTGCGCGATTTCGAAGTTGCCGACCGGTTTATCGACGAAGCGCTGGCGATTGCGCCGGAGCGCCCCTGGATTCATGTCGAGCATTCGAGCATCTTGCAGATCGAAGATCGGTTTGAAGAAGCGCTTGCCGCGGCCGAGCGGGCGCTCGATTTGCGGCCGTGGTTTCGCCCTGGCGTGCAAGCCGCGGCGGAATACCTGTGCCGTCTCAATCGCGATCGCGAGGCGGTCGACTTGCTGACCGCCGCCTCCGAACGGCTGGAGTGCGGCAATGTCGTCGCCCAATTGGCCACCGTGCAAAGAGAACTCGGCAACGAAGAGGCGGCACGCGAAAGCCTCGCCCGATTGCACGAACTGTTTCCACTGCAAGATAAAACGATGGCCGCTTGGATTGCCGGCGTCGAATGCGATTTGAACTCGCAGCGCGACGATCTCACGACGGCGATCGCGGCCGGCCGCCGCGCCGGCAAGGGGTATTACGAACACATCGTCGCCAATCTCGAAGCCTCGAAGCCGAGCGATCAGCGCGTCTTGCTGCCCGTCGAATTCGTGCAGCAGCAGCATGTCACCTGCGCCCCGGCGACGATGACGGCGCTCTGCAAGTTTTGGCGGCATGAAGCGGAACATGTCGAAATCGCCGACCAGATCTGCTTCGACGGCACGCCGCAACATTTGCAGCGGCAGTGGGCCGAGGCCAACGGCTTCGTGGTCCGACAGTTCTCCGTCGATTGGAATACGACCGTCGCGCTCGTGGATCGGGGGGCGCCGTTTACGCTGGTCACCGTTTCGCCGCCGACGTCGCACCTGGTCGCGGTGATGGGCTACGATGCTCGTCGCGGAACGCTCCTGTTGCGCGATCCGTCGCTGCGGTGCCGTAGCGAGATGCTCGGCAAAGAGGGGCTCGAAGCATTTCGCTCGACCGGGCCGCTGGGGATGGTGATGGTGCCGCGCGAGCGATCGGAATTGCTCGACGGCCTGGCGCTACCGGACGCCGAGTTGTACGACGAACTGCACGCGTTGCAGATCGCGCTGGAGCGGCACGAGCGCGAGCGGGCGGGCGAGCTATCGAACCGCATGCGCGAGCACAGCCCGGACCACCGCGTCACGCTCTACGCCCGCCGAGCGCTTGCCGCCTACGACAGCGATCCGATCGCGGCCCGCCATGCCTACGAGCAATTGCTCCAGCAATTTCCCGACGACACGATGCTGCTCTTGGCGCGGCTCGGGCTGATGCGCGACGATTCGACGCGGCAGGAACGGATCGATTTTCTCACCGAAATCGAATCCAGCCCGCGGCGAAACGGCTTGTTCCGCTTGCAACTCGCGGAAGAGCTTGCGTTCGACGCGCGATGCCATGCCGAAGCGGGCGGGTTGCTGCGGCGATTGTTCGTCCAGCGCCCCTATGAAGCCCGCTGCTACTACACGCAAGCGCGCATCGAATGGGAGGCCAGCGATTTTGCCAAAGCCACCGATCTCTATCGCTGCGCCGCCTGTTTGAACGACACGAACGACCGCTTCGCGCGCGATTGGTTTCTCGCCTCGCGGCACGTGAAACAGGGAGATCAAGCCCTCGCGTTCTTGCGTTCCCGATTCGCCCGCTACGGCCACAAATCGAATCGCCCGGCAATCACGCTTGCCAACGCCTACAACGATCTGGGCCTGGGGCAAGATGCGCTGGCAATGCTCGAGGAGGCGGTTCGCCGCCGGCCCGACGACGGCGAACTGCTCGCTTTCGCCGCCGATTCGCATGGTTGCCGCGGCAACCATGCACAAGCCAAGAAACTGTTGGCGGATGCCGAAGGTCACTCGCGGCGCGGCTATTGGCTTCGCATCGCGGCCGCCATCGCCGAGGCGGAAGGAGACCTGACGGTCGCGCGCCGCTATCGGACGGAAGTCGTCGAGCTCGAACCGCAAGCTGCCGATGCCCACGGCGCGCTCTGCAGTCTCTTGGAAGCAACCGAAGGCCAAGACGCGGCGTTCGAATATCTGCGGAAGGCCGTCGCGCGCTGGCCGAGCAATCTGGCGCTCGTGCGGCTGACGGTCCAGCCGTTCAACCCACGACACCTCGACGAAGCCGAGACGATGCTCCGCCGCTTGCTCGACATCAATCCGACCGATGCCTGGGCGCATCGCGAATTGGCTTCGCTGCTGGTGGCCGATGGACGATTCGATGAAGCGGCGCTGGAAGCCGGCACCGCGATCGCGCTCTCGCCCGGCGATAACCACGGCTATGGAATGCGCGGCTACGCTCGCGAACGGTCGGGCGATATTCCCAAGGCGATGGCCGATTATCGCCTGGCCGTCGAGCATTCCGCCGACGATGAGCCGTCGATCCGGCATTTGCTGCATTGTGCGCCGGCGCACGCCGATCGGGTTGCCGCGCTCGAATTCGTTCATGAGCAATTGAAGCGGCAAACGACGCTCGGCATGGGAATCCTGGCCTATCGCGACCAGGCGCGCGGAGTGCTCAAGCCCGATGCGGTCTTGGCGAATCTACGCGATGCATTCGCCGCCCGCCCGGATCTATGGCACGCATGGTCGGCAATGATCCGCCAGTTGACCGACATGGACCAACTCGTCGAGGCGGCGGAGATTGCGACCGCGGCCACGGCGAAATTTCCCTTGCTGCCGCGGCTATGGTGCGACTTGGCGGCGGTTCGCCGCGCCGCCCGCGACTCCGAGGGGGAGATCGCCGCGCTCGACTGCGCCCTGCGGATCAATCCGAATTGGACCACGCCGATTTGCGCGCTGGTCGAAGCGTTGGAGCGCGCCGGCCAGCGGGATCGCGAACGAAGGGTTTTGGAAAGCGCCGTGGCCCGCTTGCCGCTGGACGGCGTGCTGCGCTGCTATTTGTCGGACTCGCAATGGAGAGCGGGAGAGCGAGAAAAGGCGGTCGAATCGCTTGTGTCGGCCGTTCGAAATGTGTCCGACAACGATAAGGCCTGGTCGAGCCTCGTGGAACGAGCGAGCCTGGCCGGCTGTCCGCAACGGGCCGAACAGGCGGCCCGCGATGCGGTGGCTCGCTGTCCGGGCGATTCGCGAGCCTGGCACCGGCTGGCGCAGATGCTCCGCTCTCCCGCGTCGTTCGACGAGCGCATGGCGGCGCTGGACCGTGCGACGCAACTCGATCCTCGCGCCACCGCCGCGCACGTATTGCGGGTGGAATTGCTGCGCGACGCGAAGCGGTTTGCCGACGCCCATGCGGCCTGCGCTCCGGCGGTTTACGGTGAGCGGCGGCCGGTCGAACTGCGGCTCGAAGCAGCCCGCGTCTGCGCGGCGGAAGGACAAACCACAAATGCGATCGCCGAGACACGGGCACTCTTGCAAGAAAATCCCGACTTTTGCCGTGGTTGGCGGCAGTTGTGCGAATGGTATTCGGCCGGCTCGGGCCATGGCGCCGAACTGTTGGAAGCCGCCCGGCAACTCACCGCGATTTTCCCACGAGACACGTCCGGATGGCGGTTCCAAGGCGAAGCGCAATGGCGACTGGGAAACCGCGAAGAGGCAAAGCAAGGGTTTCGCCGCTCCATCGAATTGTTTCCGACCTGGGCGTACACCCGCCGCTGCCTGTTCGATCTCCATTTTCAAGACAAGGAATACGACGCCGCGGGCGAAGCCCTCCAAGGGGCGCTCCAGACGGATCGCGACGCCTATACGCTAACGCGGCATATCCAACTACTGAGCGCGCGACGCAAAACCGATGAAGCGATCGCGGCCCTGGCAGAGCTCTGCACGGGCGAGTTGCCGACCGATTGGGCGCTGAAGACCGCGATCGCCGCGATGAGCCAACAGCGCTGGCAAAACCAAGTGCGGCTGACACTGCTCGCGGCAATGGCCAAGCCGGGCGTAAATCCGCAGATCGCCGCCGAATGGGCCCGTGTCGAAGTCAAGCTGAAGCAATGGCAGCGGGCGCTGAAGCAGCTCAAGAAGCTGGTGGGCAACGACGCGGCATGGTCGGCCGCCGCCGGCCCGTTGATTTCCGGAATGGCCGATGCCCGCAAGAAAATTGCCGTCAGTTGGTTTATTCGTCGGAATCGCCAGCGCCTGAAGCGAGATCTCTCTTGCTGGGGAAGCACCGGCTACGCATTGCTCACCATTGGCCGATATCGGTCGGTGGTCAAATGGCTCGCTGCCTGGAAAACGCGCCCCGGCGTCCAGCCCTGGATGCTGACAAATCTGGGCGTCGCGCTGGCGATGCTCGGCCGTTATGAAGAAGCTGCTCAAGTTCACCGATCTGCAATCGCACTGCCGGCCGATCAAACCACGCCGGCGCAAAAAATCTATCTCGCGGCGCTCGAAGCCGGCGCCGGCCGATTCGAGGTCGCAAAGCCGCTCGTCGATCAAACCGCGGAAATCCAGTTGAAAGACTTTCCTCGCGCCATCCGAACGCTGGTCGCCGAAATCTTGAGCCTCCGCGACGATGAGAAGCTTGCTCGCTCGTGGTTCCCGAGCCTCGACGCCCGAATCCGGCTGAATCGAGCATTACGGCCGTTCGCCAAGTTGCGGGCCTCGAGCCGGTTTATGCGGCGGACGCAATCCCGCATCGTCGACCGATTGGCCCGCGATCGGGGCTGGTGGCTGCTCTGGCTGGCGTCTTAA
- a CDS encoding bifunctional methionine sulfoxide reductase B/A protein has protein sequence MKFVALIGGCLVLGLGMLLAHAQLAQPQAPAPKNTDSPKQATTVSSQAATPQAVPSQTAAAEAKPATVAVQVFNREGKLVGPVESPKVELSAGDWRKRLSPEAFDVLRNQGTEPPFSGEYVDTKTDGVYVCAGCGLPLFASDAKFHSGTGWPSFFQPIVKGNVAEMTDRSFDDVRTEIHCPRCGGHLGHVFNDGPKPTGLRYCLDSVALRFVAHDQLASLADPAAEKRGSARALQQSNATKTTATAVFAGGCFWATEAAFDQIKGVVHAECGYCGGAKETADYDTVCRGNTGHAESVRVTYDPSRVSYDQLLDVFFAAHNPTELNYQGNDEGPQYRSAIFYADAEQEAAAKAKIQTLSKAHAFPDPIVTAVEPLKTFFIAEKHHQNYVHDHPDESYIRNVSIPKVEHVRQKYPELIKASE, from the coding sequence ATGAAATTTGTCGCATTGATCGGCGGTTGTTTGGTACTGGGCCTTGGAATGTTGCTGGCACATGCCCAACTTGCCCAACCGCAAGCTCCGGCGCCGAAGAACACGGATTCTCCAAAACAGGCGACGACCGTTTCTTCGCAAGCTGCCACTCCGCAGGCTGTCCCTTCGCAAACCGCGGCCGCTGAAGCGAAGCCGGCGACCGTCGCCGTGCAGGTCTTCAATCGCGAAGGGAAACTCGTCGGCCCGGTCGAATCGCCGAAGGTGGAACTGAGCGCCGGCGATTGGAGAAAACGCCTCTCGCCCGAAGCATTCGATGTGTTGCGAAATCAAGGCACCGAACCGCCGTTTAGCGGCGAATATGTCGATACCAAGACCGACGGCGTCTATGTTTGTGCCGGATGCGGGCTGCCGCTCTTCGCTTCGGATGCGAAATTTCACTCGGGCACCGGTTGGCCGAGCTTTTTTCAACCGATCGTCAAGGGCAACGTGGCTGAGATGACCGATCGGAGTTTCGACGACGTGCGCACCGAAATTCATTGCCCGCGCTGCGGCGGCCATCTGGGCCATGTGTTCAACGATGGCCCCAAGCCGACCGGCTTGCGGTATTGCCTCGATTCCGTCGCGCTGCGGTTCGTGGCGCACGACCAACTCGCGTCACTCGCCGACCCGGCCGCTGAAAAACGGGGATCCGCCCGGGCGCTGCAACAATCCAACGCGACAAAGACGACCGCGACGGCCGTATTTGCCGGCGGATGTTTTTGGGCCACCGAGGCGGCCTTCGATCAGATCAAGGGAGTCGTCCATGCCGAGTGCGGCTATTGCGGCGGCGCCAAAGAAACGGCCGACTACGATACCGTCTGTCGCGGCAACACGGGCCACGCCGAATCGGTTCGCGTGACTTACGATCCAAGCCGCGTGAGTTACGATCAATTGCTCGATGTCTTCTTTGCCGCCCACAATCCGACCGAGCTGAACTACCAGGGGAACGACGAAGGCCCGCAATATCGCTCCGCCATTTTCTACGCCGACGCCGAGCAAGAGGCCGCCGCCAAGGCGAAGATTCAAACTCTCTCAAAGGCACACGCGTTTCCCGATCCGATTGTCACTGCCGTCGAGCCACTCAAGACGTTTTTCATCGCCGAAAAGCATCACCAAAACTACGTTCACGACCATCCGGATGAATCATATATCCGCAACGTTTCGATTCCGAAGGTGGAACACGTGCGGCAGAAATATCCCGAGCTAATCAAGGCCAGCGAATAA